ATTGCTGCAAAGAATCAGGTCCCGGAAAGGACGATATCGGAAGCTGCCGATCTCCTCTTCCACTTTTTGGTAGCACTTAAAGCATCCGGCACCGATGTGGCGGATGTACTCGACGAGCTTGCCGCACGTCGAAAGTAAGAGAGGGCCCTCCCGGTGGATTAGAGGTACTCCTTTAAGTCCACCATCCTCGGGAGGTCATCCTTCTTCACTGCTGCGGACTCCACAACAGTGTCCTCAATCATGATGGGAGCACGGTAGCGCAGAGCGATGGCTATCCCATCACTGGGCCGGCAATCCATGATCTCAGTGCGGGAGCCCTGCCGGAGGAGGAGTTTGGCATAGAAGACACCCTCCTCCAGGGAATCGATGTGCAGAGCATCCAGAGTTATGTCAAAATTTCGAAACAGCTCAACGATGAGGTCGTGGGTGATAGGCCGGGGCAGCATCTCACTATTGAGCGCGTTGTTGATCGAGATTGCCTCCCAGAGCCCGACATATATGGGTATCGTGCTGTCGCCCCCGGCATCCAGGACGACTGTCGGTGCTGCCCCCATCTCGCTCACCGACATGAACACGCCCTGAACCCTACAACTTTGAGCCGCCATGTGATCACCAGTTCATAAGTTTAATGAGGTTTAAATCTTGGGGTCTTCACTGCCGGTGATTTGTGCGGGCAAGGATCTCGCGTCGTACGATGACAAGACTCGAGAGCAGGCCGAGCAGGATGTTGAGGTAGTAGAGGATCAGCCTCCAGAGGAGGACGAAGACACCCACGATCGAAGACGGGACAAAGATGCTATAGAGCGACGTGGCGCCAAGCTCGGCAATCCCGGAACTGCCGGGGGTGAGGGGGATCATCATGATGATGGCGATGATTAGCTGGACAACGAACGACTCGATGAGGTACGGCGGCTGTCCGAGGCCGACAAGGAGCAGCGATGCGATGGCGAACTCCGAGAGCCAGAAGAGCAACGTGAAGAGAAAACCCCACACAAGGCCGCTTCTACCGTGATTCATGAACTTGACAAGGCCCGCATTGAAGTTGTCCACCTCCCGGTCGATCGTATCAAGCAGGCTCTCAAGCCGCTTCAAGCGCCAGCGCCGGTCGATCCAGCGTGATATCCACTTAAGGACCCGTTTGAGGCTATCAGGGTTCTTCACCGAGTAGACAAAGAACAGCACAAAGAGCGTGACGAGGATCCAGGCGGTGTACATCAGGAGGCTAAGACCACTGAACCCCGAGGTGAGGCTGCTCCAGTATCGGCCGAGGAAGAGCATAGAGAAGGCTCCAAGCAATCCAAGGACAATCCCGTCAAGTATCCGTTCCATCACGACGACGGCGGTCGCGTCCCCGACCGGGACGTTTGCCCGGTAGAGTTCATGAATCCGGACCGGCTCCCCGCCTGCTTGGGACGGGGTGACCGCCGCAACGAGCATGTTCGCGAGCACCAGGTTCAGACAGTGTTTGAAGTTCACCCGAAATCCTAGTGACGCCGACATTCCCTGGATACGGAGCGCCCAGAAGACAAGCGAGACGATGTGGAAGAGAACGGCGAGGGCAAGGTAGAGTGGGTTAATCCGGCTGAGGTACTCGACCGTCATCTCATCGACGGTGAAGTACAGGACACCGATCAGCACAAGGACACTAAAGCTGATCGAGACGAGCAGCCATTTCCACTGAGACCTATTCATCCTCAACCCCCCGGCATCAGGCCGGATCCACGATCTTTTCTGGATTTTCGAACAATTTCAGGAGAAAAATGCCTGAAATCGGATTAATAAAGTATTGTGTAGGAAGTATATAACGATGATTTTATGTTGAGACCGGGTCTAGACCCCTAGACGGTAAAGAGATCGCG
This window of the Methanoculleus thermophilus genome carries:
- a CDS encoding lysylphosphatidylglycerol synthase transmembrane domain-containing protein, with the translated sequence MNRSQWKWLLVSISFSVLVLIGVLYFTVDEMTVEYLSRINPLYLALAVLFHIVSLVFWALRIQGMSASLGFRVNFKHCLNLVLANMLVAAVTPSQAGGEPVRIHELYRANVPVGDATAVVVMERILDGIVLGLLGAFSMLFLGRYWSSLTSGFSGLSLLMYTAWILVTLFVLFFVYSVKNPDSLKRVLKWISRWIDRRWRLKRLESLLDTIDREVDNFNAGLVKFMNHGRSGLVWGFLFTLLFWLSEFAIASLLLVGLGQPPYLIESFVVQLIIAIIMMIPLTPGSSGIAELGATSLYSIFVPSSIVGVFVLLWRLILYYLNILLGLLSSLVIVRREILARTNHRQ
- a CDS encoding bifunctional nuclease family protein — encoded protein: MSVSEMGAAPTVVLDAGGDSTIPIYVGLWEAISINNALNSEMLPRPITHDLIVELFRNFDITLDALHIDSLEEGVFYAKLLLRQGSRTEIMDCRPSDGIAIALRYRAPIMIEDTVVESAAVKKDDLPRMVDLKEYL